The Leucobacter sp. UCMA 4100 genome window below encodes:
- a CDS encoding FAD-dependent oxidoreductase, translated as MTKKTLRLAIVGAGPAGIFAADLLRKAERDFDISIDLFEKLPAPYGLVRYGVAPDHPRIKGIVTSLREVLDNGTVRFFGNVEYGKDLTLDDLKHHYNAVIFSTGAARDASLDIEGVDAPASYGAADFVSWFDGHPDVPRTWPLEAESVAVIGNGNVALDISRMLIKHPEDLLTTEIADNVYEGLTQSPIRELHLFGRRGPASVKFTPLELRELGEQRDVDIVLNEADFLVEDPHAEELAAANKQSKVINRVFDTWRKNQTEEREPASRKLVMHFWSKPLALVTEGEGDERRITAIRIERTKPDGQGGIIGTGEISEIPVQAFYRAVGYFGSAVDEIPFDAARGVIPNVKGRVLDEAGEHIGGVYATGWIKRGPVGLIGHTKSDAMETLEQLIADEATGGSLWQPENADEAAITALLDERGVEYTTVDGWHLLDEHERSLGEASGRERMKVVPRDEMTQISRGA; from the coding sequence ATGACCAAGAAGACTCTTCGCCTCGCAATTGTTGGTGCCGGCCCGGCGGGTATTTTTGCCGCTGATCTGCTGCGAAAAGCCGAACGCGACTTTGACATTTCGATCGATCTCTTCGAAAAACTCCCTGCCCCCTATGGCCTCGTGCGCTATGGCGTTGCTCCCGACCACCCGCGCATCAAGGGCATCGTGACTTCGCTGCGTGAGGTGCTCGACAACGGCACCGTACGGTTCTTTGGCAACGTCGAGTACGGCAAAGACCTCACGCTCGACGACCTCAAGCACCACTACAACGCCGTCATCTTCTCGACCGGCGCAGCCCGCGACGCATCACTCGACATCGAGGGCGTTGACGCGCCCGCCTCATACGGTGCCGCCGACTTCGTGAGCTGGTTCGACGGCCACCCCGACGTTCCCCGCACCTGGCCGCTCGAGGCCGAGTCGGTCGCGGTCATTGGCAACGGCAACGTCGCACTCGACATTTCGCGCATGCTCATCAAGCACCCCGAAGACCTGCTCACGACCGAGATCGCCGACAACGTCTACGAGGGCCTCACGCAGAGCCCCATTCGCGAACTGCACCTCTTCGGTCGCCGCGGTCCAGCCTCGGTGAAGTTCACCCCGCTCGAACTGCGCGAACTCGGCGAACAGCGCGACGTCGACATCGTGCTGAACGAAGCAGACTTTCTCGTCGAAGATCCGCACGCTGAAGAGCTCGCGGCCGCCAACAAGCAGAGCAAGGTCATCAACCGTGTGTTCGATACCTGGCGCAAGAATCAGACCGAAGAACGCGAGCCGGCATCGCGCAAGCTCGTCATGCACTTCTGGTCGAAACCACTCGCTCTCGTGACCGAGGGGGAGGGCGACGAGCGACGCATCACCGCGATCCGCATCGAACGCACAAAGCCCGACGGCCAGGGCGGCATCATCGGCACCGGCGAGATCAGCGAGATTCCCGTGCAGGCCTTCTACCGCGCCGTCGGCTACTTCGGTTCGGCGGTCGACGAGATTCCGTTCGACGCTGCCCGCGGCGTGATCCCGAACGTGAAGGGCCGCGTGCTCGACGAAGCCGGCGAGCACATCGGCGGCGTGTACGCGACCGGGTGGATCAAGCGCGGCCCAGTCGGCCTCATCGGCCACACGAAGAGCGACGCGATGGAGACCCTCGAACAGCTCATCGCCGACGAAGCGACGGGCGGCAGCCTGTGGCAGCCCGAGAACGCCGACGAGGCCGCGATCACCGCGCTGCTCGACGAGCGCGGCGTCGAGTACACGACCGTCGACGGCTGGCACCTGCTTGACGAGCACGAGCGCTCGCTCGGCGAGGCGTCGGGGCGCGAGCGCATGAAGGTTGTGCCGCGCGACGAGATGACGCAGATTTCGCGGGGCGCGTAG